In a single window of the Roseiconus lacunae genome:
- a CDS encoding RNA polymerase sigma factor produces the protein MTDDPESIERLSGPPKDAATARLERFFDSCADELLGTLYYIVGNVEDARDALQESFLKCWHHRHQLDDIQNLKAWVFRITLNTGRDVRKTAWNRRRTPLPENASREDFPMASTSDSPPDGLIKDEQLQQLRKAVAELPPDYQEVFLLRQNGDLSYPQIAEAISIPLGTVKTRMRAAIRQLRESVGDLS, from the coding sequence ATGACCGACGATCCGGAATCGATCGAACGTCTTTCGGGGCCCCCGAAAGACGCCGCTACCGCCCGTTTGGAGCGGTTTTTCGATTCCTGCGCCGACGAATTGCTCGGCACCTTGTACTACATCGTCGGCAATGTCGAAGACGCGAGAGACGCGTTGCAAGAGTCGTTTTTAAAGTGCTGGCATCACCGGCACCAGCTCGACGATATTCAAAACTTAAAAGCCTGGGTCTTTCGAATCACGCTCAACACGGGCCGTGATGTTCGCAAGACCGCTTGGAATCGTCGGCGAACTCCCTTGCCCGAGAACGCTTCCCGCGAGGACTTTCCGATGGCCTCGACCTCCGATAGCCCGCCCGACGGGCTGATCAAAGACGAACAACTTCAACAGCTACGCAAAGCTGTCGCGGAGTTGCCACCAGACTATCAAGAAGTCTTTTTGCTGCGTCAAAACGGTGATCTCTCTTATCCCCAAATTGCCGAAGCCATCTCGATCCCTCTGGGGACGGTCAAAACACGCATGCGTGCCGCCATTCGTCAGCTTCGCGAAAGCGTGGGAGATCTGTCATGA